CGCGCGATCGGCTGGACCGACGCCGAGCTGGGCCGGCTGGTCGGCTACGAGGGGCTGGCGCTGGGGATCGTGGGGGCGACGACCGGAGCGGCGATCGGCCTGGCCAGCGCGGGCTGGCTGATCGGCGACCTTCCCGGCGCGCTGGTCCTGGTCGCCGCGCTGACGGCGCTGGCGGGCGCGTTGGTCAGCGCCGTCGCCGCGCTGGTGCCCGCCGCTCTGTTGCCGCGCCTGCGGCCCGCCCGACTACTGGCAGAGGAGTAGCAGATCATGAGCGAGCAGAGCGGCAGCGCGATCGCGGTCGACCACCTGATCCGACAGTTCGGCACCGGCGCGGACCGGTTGACGGCCGTCGACGACGTGTCCCTGACCATCGCGGCCGGTTCGGTGGTCGCGCTGACCGGGCCGAGCGGGTCGGGCAAGTCGACGCTGCTACACCTGATCGGCGCGATCGAGCAGCCCGACGAGGGCACCGTCACCGTCGACGGCGTGGTGGTCAGCAGCCTGCGCAGGGCGGCGCTGGCACGCTTCCGGCAACGGGTCGGCTTCGTGTTCCAGCGTTATCACCTGCTGCCCGCGCTCACCGTGCTGGACAACGTGATCGCGCCCGTCCTCCCCCGCCGGGGCCGGGCCGATCACGCGGCCCGAGCCCGGGAGTTGCTGGACGCGGTTGGCCTGGCCGGGCGGGAGCGCGCGCTGCCCGCGCAGCTCTCCGGCGGTCAGCAGCAACGGGTCGCCATCGCCCGGGCGCTGATGGGCGCACCGGGCCTGCTGCTGGCCGACGAGCCCACCGGCAACCTCGACTCGACCACCGGCGGGCAGATCCTCGATCTGCTGCTCGACCTTCGCGACCGGCACGGCATGACCATCCTGCTCGCCACACACGAACAGGCCATCGCCGCCCGCTGCGACCGACTGGTCCGTCTGAACGACGGACGCGTCACCGAGGACCTGGACCTCACCGACGGCGAGGACCCGGCCGAGACGTACGAGCGGGCGGCCCGGCTACGGCTGTGACGGCGCAGCGGGACGGCGGTTTCAGCCGACAGGGCTGGCGGTGCGGACCTGCTCGGCGATCCGCTCGGCGACCTCGCGGGCGGTCTGCTCGGTGGCCGCCTCGACCATCACCCGGACCAGCGGCTCGGTGCCCGACGGGCGCAGCAGCACCCGGCCGGTCTCGCCCAGTTCCGCCTCGACCCGCTCGACCTCGGCGCGTACGGCCGGTGCGTTGGCGCCGACGGTCCGGTCGCCGACGGGCACGTTGATCAGCACCTGGGGCAGCTTGGTGACCACCGAGGCCAACTCGGCCAGGGACCGGCCGGTGGCCGCCATCCGGGCCATCAGGTGCAGGCCGGTGAGCACCCCGTCGCCGGTGGTGGCGTGTGCGGGCATGACGATGTGGCCGCTCTGCTCGCCGCCGAGCGCCAGCCCGGAGCCGCGCAGCTCCTCCAGCACGTACCGGTCGCCGACCTTGGTCTCGATCAGCCGGATGCCCTGTGCGGACATGGCCAGCCGCAGCCCGAGGTTGCTCATCACGGTGGCCACCAGGGTGTCCTGGGTGAGCGTGCCGGCGTCCCGCATGGCCAGCGCGAGGATCGCCATCACCTCGTCGCCGTCGACCTCGTCGCCGTCGGCGGTGACCGCCACGCAGCGGTCGGCGTCACCGTCGTGGGCGATGCCCAGGTGGGCGCCGTGCTCGACCACGGCCTCGCGCAGCGCCTCGATGTGGTTGGAGCCGCAGTCGTCGTTGATGTTCAGCCCGTCCGGCTCGGCGTGGATCGCCACGACCTCCGCGCCAGCCTCCCGGTAGGCGACCGGGGCTACCTCGGCGGCGGCTCCGTTGGCGCAGTCGACCACGACCTTGATCCCGTCGAGCCGGTGCGGCACGGTGCCGACCAGGTGCTGGACGTAGTGGTCCGCACCGTCGAGCAGGTCGTGCACCCGGCCGACGCCGGCGCCGATCGGCCGGTCCCAGGCGGTGGTGGCGTTCGTCTCGACGGCCGCCTCGATCTGCATCTCGATCTCGTCGGGCAGCTTGTGCCCGCCGGCGGCGAAGAGCTTGATGCCGTTGTCCGGCATCGGGTTGTGTGACGCGGAGAGCATCACGCCGAGGTCTGCCTTGGCCTCTGCGGTGAGGTACGCCACCGCCGGGGTGGGCAGCACGCCGACCCGCACCACGTTGGCACCGGCGCTGGTGAGCCCGGCCACCACGGCAGCCTCCAGCATCTCCCCGCTGGCCCGGGTGTCCCGGCCGACCACCGCGAGCGGCGGATGGCTGCGGTCCGTCTCGGCGAGAGTGTGCGCGGCGGCCACGGCCAGCGCGAGCGCCAACTCGGGGGTGAGATCCGCGTTCGCCCGCCCGCGTACGCCGTCCGTGCCGAACAACCGACCCATAGCCGCCAACCTCCGATGACACTGCTGTTGAGGAGAAAGCGGAACGGCCGGCCCACCTCCCCGTTGGAGGGGAGGCGGACCGGCCGTCCGTCAGAAGTACAACGCGCTGGCGAAGATCAGCGCTTCGAGTACTGGGGAGCCTTACGGGCCTTCTTGAGGCCGTACTTCTTGCTCTCCTTGACCCGGGCGTCCCGAGTGAGGAAGCCGGCCTTCTTCAGGGCCGGGCGGTCGTCCGGCTCGTTCACGATCAGCGCCCGGGCGATGCCCAGCCGCAGCGCGCCGGCCTGGCCGGTGGTGCCGCCGCCGCGCAGGTTGGCGATGACGTCGAACTGCTCGGGCTTCTCGGCGGTGACCAGCGGGTCCTTGATCAGCTGCTGGTGCACCTTGCTCGGGAAGTAGGCCTCAAGGTCGCGGCCGTTGCAGGTGATCTTGCCGGTGCCCGGAACGATACGGACCCGGACGATGGCCTGCTTGCGCCGACCCACGGTCTGGATCGGGCGGTCACCACGCGGCGCGCGGGCGACGGGCGCGGGCGCCTCGGTGGCCTCGGGGGCAACCTCGGTCTCGGTGATGTCGGTCATGCTGCTTCCTTCGCCCGCGCTCACTGCGCGATCTGCTTGATCTCGAACGGCATCGGCTGCTGAGCGCCGTGCGGGTGCTCGGCACCGGCGTAGACCTTCAGCTTCTTGATCAGCTGACGGCCGAGCTTGTTGTGCGGGAGCATCCCCTTCACGGCCAGCTCGATGGCCCGCTCGGGGCGCTTGGTCAGCAGCTCGTCATAGCCGACCTGCTTCAGACCACCCGGGTAACCGGAGTGGCGGTAAGCAACCTTGGTCTGGCGCTTGTTGCCGGTCAGCGCAACCTTGCCCGCGTTCACGATGACGACAAAGTCGCCCGTGTCGACGTGCGGCGCGAAAGTCGGCTTGTGCTTACCACGCAGCAACGTGGCGGCGTGGGTGGCCAGGCGGCCCAGCACGACATCAGAGGCGTCGATGACGTGCCACTGACGCTCGATCTCACCCGGCTTCGGGCTGTACGTACGCACAGGTCTACCTTGTCTCGTCGTCGGTCTGGGGTCGCGCGCCGAGGTGACCAGATCTTGCAGGCCGGACCAGCGCGCACGAACGACCAAGCGTACCTGATAGGGCACGCCTCTGGATGTCGTACAACAGCAGGCAACGATACCGGGCGCCCGGTCGGCAGGTCAAAACGGGGGTACGGCCCCGCGCGGCGACCCAACGGCCGTGGCCCAGCTCACACGCCAGCGAGCCCTTCGGCCCTCGGACGACGATACGCGACCCAGGTCACCGCGACACACAGCGCGTACCAGCCGATGAACGCCAGGTAGGCGGCGTCGGCCTTGCCGGAGCCGAGGAACGACTGGCGGAACGCGACGTTGACCAGCACGCCGCCGGAGGCGCCGACCGCGCCGGCAATCCCGATCAACGCGCCGGTCATGCGCCGCGCCCAACGGGCTGCGGCCTCCGGGTCGCGCCGGCCCGCGGCCACCGCGTCCGCCGCCCGGGCCCGGAAGATGGCCGGGATCATCTTGTACGTGGAGCCGTTGCCGATGCCGGAGAAGACGAAGAGGGCGAGGAACCCGGCCAGGTAGAGCCCGAACGAGCGCTCCCGGGCCGCGTACAGCACCGCTCCGGCGCCGGCCGCCATCGCCACGAAGTTCCAGAAGGTCACCCGGGCTCCGCCGAGTCGGTCGGCGAGGTGCCCGCCCAGCGGCCGGATCAGCGAGCCCACCAGCGGGCCGAGGAAGGTCAACCAGGCAGCGTCGACGGGGGTCGGGAACCGCTCGGCGAACTGGAGCTGGAGCACCTGACCGAACGCGAAGCCGAACCCGATGAACGAGCCGAAGGTGCCGATGTAGAGGAGCGACATGATCCAGGTGTGCGGGTCGCGGGCGGCCTCGCGCAGCGCGCCCGACTCGTTGCGCACCCCGGGCACGGTGTCCAACCAGCGGGCCGCCGCCAGCGCGGCCAGCACGATCAGCGGCAGGTAGACCGCCGGAACCAGCCGGGGGTACGCGGCACCGGCGGTGGCCAGCACCGCCAGCCCGACCAACTGCACCGCGGGTACGCCCAGGTTGCCGCCACCGGCGTTGAGCCCGAGGGCCCGGCCTTTGAGCCGCTGTGGATAGAACAGGTTGATGTTCGCCATCGAGGATGCGAAGTTGCCACCTCCGACGCCGGTGAGGCAGGCGAGCACCATCAGCGTGGTGTAGGACACCCCGGGCTCCAGCAGCAAAGTCATCGGCACCGCGGGCACCAGCAGCAGCAGTGCGCTGACGATCGTCCAGCGCCGCCCACCGAAGCGGGCCACCGCCAGCGTGTACGGCAGCCTCAGCACTGCGCCCAGCGCGGCCGGCACCGCGGTGAGCAGGAATTTCCCGGCCGGATCGATGCCGTACTCGGGGCCGAGGAAGAGCACGGTCACCGACCAGAGGCTCCACACCGAGAAGCCGACGTGCTCGGCGAAGACCGAGACCCAGAGGTTGCGCCGGGCGATCGGTGCGCCCGTTGTCCGCCAGAAGTCGGGGTCCTCGGGGCGCCAGTCGTCGAGGCGGTGCCGGCGCCCCGTGGCGCCCGGCGGCACGGCGGTGACTGCGGTGCTGGTGAGCGTGCTCACTGCGGCTCCTCCTCGTCGATGTGACCAGGGGGAACGCTAGGAACACCGGGTTACCGGGCGGTGCCCGTCGCGGGTCGGCCCGGAAACGGTAACCGCACCGGGGGCCGGCAGCGGTAGTGAGCGGGGCACCCCGGTCGGAGGTCAGAGCTCCTGGAGGATGCGCAGCGCGCGGCCGACCCGGAGCATGGTGTCGGTGTCGGCGACGTCCACGCAATCGGTGAACCACTTCTTCATCGGCGAGGAGAGGCGGTCGGGCATCACCACGTAGCGGCCCATCGTCACGGCGAGCGGGGAGTCCCGCAGCAGCGACTCCTCGACCACCTCGACGACGATCACGATCGGCACGTCGGTGGAGTTGTAGACGTCCGAGCTGATCACGAGTCCGAGGCGTTCCCGAGCGCCCTCGATGCGCCAGACCTCACCCCTACGCAGCACGCGGCCGGCCGCGGAAGAGCAGGTCGTCGACCATGCCCACCTCGCGGGCGTCGGCGAGGGCGGCGGACTCCAGGTCCATGCCGGCGCGACCCACGGCGGCGGCGTGCGCGGTGAAGACCTCGCGCAGCGCCTTCTCCCGGGCGGCCTGGTCCATCCACGCGGAGAGCGACAGCCCTTCGCGCTTGGCGAACCGCCGGGCCTCCTCGATCGTCTCGTCTGTGAACGACAGGGTCACCTTGGCAGTCATGCCGAGGAGACTACCCATCGGTATGACCACCAGTCATCCGCGCGCCCGCCAACTCACCCCCGGTCGTCGAAACGCACATTCCGGCCCTCACCGGGTCGACTCGGCAGCCCGGCCGCCGAACACCGCGAAGCGCCATTCCTTGAAGTAGCAGTCGACGTCGACCAGGCCTGCCTCGGCGAGCCACTGGCACTGCTCGGCGACCGTCGTCGGCCGGTCGTGCCGCATCCGCTCCCGGGCGGCGGCGATCTCCTCGGGGGGCGAGCCCAACTCGGTGATCCGTGCCGTCCACACCTCGTCGTAGCGCCGGTCCAGGGCCGGGGTCGGGCCGGCCACCTGCTCGGCGTTGACGAACACCCCGCCGGGCACCAGCGCGGCGGAGGCCCGCCGGTAGAGCGCACGCTTGTCGGCGTCGTCCAGGTGGTGGATCGCCAGCGCGCTGACCACCGCGTCGTACCGACCGGCCGGTAGCGGGTCGGCCAGGCCGGCCCGGACCGTCCGGTGCGGTATGGACCGGGCGTTCAACTGGTCGGCGGCGCGGGCGAGCATCGCCGGCGCGGCGTCCACCAGGGTCAGCCGCACCCCCGGCACCGCCTCGGCGAGCAGGAGCGAGAGCAGGCCGGTGCCGGCGCCCAGATCCAGCACCTCCGGGGCACGCCCGGCGGCCAGTGCGGCGCGCAGGGGTGGAGCGGCCACCTGGACGGCGGTGCCGTAGAAGGCGTCGAAGCAGGGCACCAGTCGCCTGCGTGCCTCGTCGTAGCTGCCGGCAACCGCGTCGAAGGCGTCCGCCACGCTCATCGCACTCTCCCATTCCATGAGAAAACCTTCCCATATGTTAGACACGAACCGCGTGACTGGCGTAGCACCGACCGCACGGTGAGACGCGGACGGCGCAGGCCACGGCTGGCGGACAGCAGGCCGACGGACACCACCCACCCGTCACGTCCGCTGCCCCTGTGCGGTGTGAGCCCCACTTGACAGGACCGAAACAGAAGAGACCCGGACCGGAAACCGCCCGGCGGCACGCTTTCCCGACATGACAGACGGTGCGCGGTCGGCAACTCGCCCGGGGCGGACGCCCCGAGAGGTGGCGACACACTGCCCGTACTGCGCGCTCCAGTGCGGCATGGTGCTGCGCCAGGACGACGACGGGGTGACGGTGCACCCCCGCCAGTTCCCCACCAACCGGGGCGGGCTCTGCCAGAAGGGCTGGACCGCCGCCGACCTGCTCGACCACCCGGAGCGGCTGACCACCCCGCTGCTGCGCGACCCGGCCACCGGCGAGCTGCGCCCGGCCAGTTGGGACGCCGCGCTGGATCGGGTCGTCGCCGGCATCCGCACCGTCCAGGACGGCGCCGGCCGGGACGCGGTCGCCGTCTTCGGTGGCGGTGGCCTGACCAACGAGAAGGCGTACGCGTTGGGGAAGTTCGCCCGCATCGCACTGCGCACCCGGCACATCGACTACAACGGACGGTTCTGCATGTCTTCGGCGGCGGCTGCCGGCCTGCGCGCCTTCGGCGTCGATCGGGGGCTGCCGTTCCCACTGGCCGACCTGGGCCAGGCCGACACCCTGCTGCTGGTCGGCGCGAACCCGGCGGAGACCATGCCGCCGCTGGTGCGCTGGCTCACCGAGCAGCGCCGTAACGGTGGCCGGCTGATCGTCGTGGACCCCCGGGTCACCGCCACCGCCCGCCTGGCCGATCTGCACCTGCAACCGTTGCCCGGCACCGACCTCGCGGTGGCCAACGCGCTGCTGCACATCGCGCTCATCGAGGGCTGGATCGACCAGACCTACGTGGCCGAGCGGACCACCGGCTTCGAGGTGGTCCGTCGCAGTGTCGCCGCCTGGTGGCCGGCCCGCGCGGAGCAGCTCTCCGGGGTGCCGGTGGCCGACCTGGAGGCGACCGCCCGGGCGCTGGGCACCGGCGGGCGAGTGATCATCCTGACCGCGCGCGGTGCCGAACAGCATGCCAAGGGAGTGGACACGGTCACCGCGTACGTGAACCTGGCGCTTGCCCTGGGCCTGCCCGGCCGGACCGGCTCGGGGTACGGCTGCCTCACCGGCCAGGGCAACGGCCAGGGCGGGCGGGAGCACGGGCAGAAGGCCGACCAGCTCCCCGGCTACCGGCGGATCGACGACCCGGTGGCCCGGGAGCACGTGGCCGGGGTCTGGGGGGTACCGGCCGACGAGCTGCCCGGCCCGGGTGTGCCCGCCTACCAACTGCTCGACTCCCTCGGCACTCCCGACGGTCCCCGCGCGCTACTGGTGTTCGGCTCGAACCCGGTGGTCTCCGCGCCCCGGGCGGCCCGGATCGAGCGCCGGCTGCGCGACCTCGACCTGCTGGTCGTCGCCGACCTGCTGCTCTCCGAGACGGCCGCGCTGGCCGACGTGGTGCTGCCCGTCGCGCAGTGGGCCGAGGAAGACGGCACGATGACCAACCTGGAGGGTCGTGTGCTGCGTCGGCGCGCGTTACGCCCGCCGCCACCGGGCGTCCGGACCGACCTGGCCATCATCTCCGACCTCGCGGTCCGGCTGGCCGCTGCCGACCCGGCGGCTCCCGGCGCGGCTGACCCGACAACCGAGGTGCGGAGCCGACCCGCGGCCATCGGGCCGGCCGCGGGGGGACCCGATGCCCCACCGGACGCCATCGCGGCGGCTCGGTTCCCGGCCGACCCGGCCGCCGTCTTCGCCGAGCTGCGCCGCGCCTCCGCTGGCGGGGCCGCCGACTACGCCGGCATCAGCTGGGCCCGGATCGACGCCGCTGACGGCGTCTACTGGCCCTGCCCGGCCGAGGATGGGCCGGACACGCCACGGCTCTTCACCGACCGGTTCGCCACCCCGGACGGCCGGGCCCGGTTCCACCCCGTCGACCACCGGCCGGCCGCCGAGGAGGTCTGCGCCACCTACCCGCTGCACTTCACCACCGGCCGGGTGCTGGCCCAGTACCAGTCCGGCACCCAGACCCGCCGGGTGGCCGCGCTGCGCCGCGCCGCGCCCGAGGCGTTCGTCGAGCTGCATCCCGACCTGGCCGCCCGGCTGGGCATCGACGACGGCGACCCGGTGCGGGTCACGTCGCGCCGAGGCGAGATGCTCGCTCCGGCCCGGCTCAGCGCGGGGATCCGACCAGACACCGTCTTCGCCCCGTTCCACTGGGCCGGGGTGGCCCGCGCCAACTCAGTGACCAACGACGCGGTGGACCCGATCTCCGGGATGCCCGAGTTCAAGATCTGCGCGGTCAGGGTGGAGAAGGCATGACCGCCCGAGTGGTGATCGTCGGCAACGGGATGGCGGGCGCCCGGCTGGCCGGCGAGCTACGCGTCCGGGAAGGGGACCGGAAGGTCACCGTGCTCGGGGCGGAGCCGCACCGCGCGTACAACCGAATCATGCTCTCCACACTGCTGGCAGGTCGGATCGGCGAGCCGGACGTGGAGCTGACCGAGACCGCCGTGCACGGCGTCGACCTGCGCATCGGCGTACCGGTGACCGCGGTGGACCGGTCCGCCCGGGAGGTCCGCACCGCGCACGGCGAACGGATCTCCTACGAC
The nucleotide sequence above comes from Micromonospora sp. NBC_00389. Encoded proteins:
- a CDS encoding ABC transporter ATP-binding protein; the protein is MSEQSGSAIAVDHLIRQFGTGADRLTAVDDVSLTIAAGSVVALTGPSGSGKSTLLHLIGAIEQPDEGTVTVDGVVVSSLRRAALARFRQRVGFVFQRYHLLPALTVLDNVIAPVLPRRGRADHAARARELLDAVGLAGRERALPAQLSGGQQQRVAIARALMGAPGLLLADEPTGNLDSTTGGQILDLLLDLRDRHGMTILLATHEQAIAARCDRLVRLNDGRVTEDLDLTDGEDPAETYERAARLRL
- the glmM gene encoding phosphoglucosamine mutase; the protein is MGRLFGTDGVRGRANADLTPELALALAVAAAHTLAETDRSHPPLAVVGRDTRASGEMLEAAVVAGLTSAGANVVRVGVLPTPAVAYLTAEAKADLGVMLSASHNPMPDNGIKLFAAGGHKLPDEIEMQIEAAVETNATTAWDRPIGAGVGRVHDLLDGADHYVQHLVGTVPHRLDGIKVVVDCANGAAAEVAPVAYREAGAEVVAIHAEPDGLNINDDCGSNHIEALREAVVEHGAHLGIAHDGDADRCVAVTADGDEVDGDEVMAILALAMRDAGTLTQDTLVATVMSNLGLRLAMSAQGIRLIETKVGDRYVLEELRGSGLALGGEQSGHIVMPAHATTGDGVLTGLHLMARMAATGRSLAELASVVTKLPQVLINVPVGDRTVGANAPAVRAEVERVEAELGETGRVLLRPSGTEPLVRVMVEAATEQTAREVAERIAEQVRTASPVG
- the rpsI gene encoding 30S ribosomal protein S9 yields the protein MTDITETEVAPEATEAPAPVARAPRGDRPIQTVGRRKQAIVRVRIVPGTGKITCNGRDLEAYFPSKVHQQLIKDPLVTAEKPEQFDVIANLRGGGTTGQAGALRLGIARALIVNEPDDRPALKKAGFLTRDARVKESKKYGLKKARKAPQYSKR
- the rplM gene encoding 50S ribosomal protein L13, which encodes MRTYSPKPGEIERQWHVIDASDVVLGRLATHAATLLRGKHKPTFAPHVDTGDFVVIVNAGKVALTGNKRQTKVAYRHSGYPGGLKQVGYDELLTKRPERAIELAVKGMLPHNKLGRQLIKKLKVYAGAEHPHGAQQPMPFEIKQIAQ
- a CDS encoding MFS transporter is translated as MSTLTSTAVTAVPPGATGRRHRLDDWRPEDPDFWRTTGAPIARRNLWVSVFAEHVGFSVWSLWSVTVLFLGPEYGIDPAGKFLLTAVPAALGAVLRLPYTLAVARFGGRRWTIVSALLLLVPAVPMTLLLEPGVSYTTLMVLACLTGVGGGNFASSMANINLFYPQRLKGRALGLNAGGGNLGVPAVQLVGLAVLATAGAAYPRLVPAVYLPLIVLAALAAARWLDTVPGVRNESGALREAARDPHTWIMSLLYIGTFGSFIGFGFAFGQVLQLQFAERFPTPVDAAWLTFLGPLVGSLIRPLGGHLADRLGGARVTFWNFVAMAAGAGAVLYAARERSFGLYLAGFLALFVFSGIGNGSTYKMIPAIFRARAADAVAAGRRDPEAAARWARRMTGALIGIAGAVGASGGVLVNVAFRQSFLGSGKADAAYLAFIGWYALCVAVTWVAYRRPRAEGLAGV
- a CDS encoding DUF6364 family protein: MTAKVTLSFTDETIEEARRFAKREGLSLSAWMDQAAREKALREVFTAHAAAVGRAGMDLESAALADAREVGMVDDLLFRGRPRAA
- a CDS encoding class I SAM-dependent methyltransferase; the protein is MEWESAMSVADAFDAVAGSYDEARRRLVPCFDAFYGTAVQVAAPPLRAALAAGRAPEVLDLGAGTGLLSLLLAEAVPGVRLTLVDAAPAMLARAADQLNARSIPHRTVRAGLADPLPAGRYDAVVSALAIHHLDDADKRALYRRASAALVPGGVFVNAEQVAGPTPALDRRYDEVWTARITELGSPPEEIAAARERMRHDRPTTVAEQCQWLAEAGLVDVDCYFKEWRFAVFGGRAAESTR
- a CDS encoding molybdopterin oxidoreductase family protein; translation: MTDGARSATRPGRTPREVATHCPYCALQCGMVLRQDDDGVTVHPRQFPTNRGGLCQKGWTAADLLDHPERLTTPLLRDPATGELRPASWDAALDRVVAGIRTVQDGAGRDAVAVFGGGGLTNEKAYALGKFARIALRTRHIDYNGRFCMSSAAAAGLRAFGVDRGLPFPLADLGQADTLLLVGANPAETMPPLVRWLTEQRRNGGRLIVVDPRVTATARLADLHLQPLPGTDLAVANALLHIALIEGWIDQTYVAERTTGFEVVRRSVAAWWPARAEQLSGVPVADLEATARALGTGGRVIILTARGAEQHAKGVDTVTAYVNLALALGLPGRTGSGYGCLTGQGNGQGGREHGQKADQLPGYRRIDDPVAREHVAGVWGVPADELPGPGVPAYQLLDSLGTPDGPRALLVFGSNPVVSAPRAARIERRLRDLDLLVVADLLLSETAALADVVLPVAQWAEEDGTMTNLEGRVLRRRALRPPPPGVRTDLAIISDLAVRLAAADPAAPGAADPTTEVRSRPAAIGPAAGGPDAPPDAIAAARFPADPAAVFAELRRASAGGAADYAGISWARIDAADGVYWPCPAEDGPDTPRLFTDRFATPDGRARFHPVDHRPAAEEVCATYPLHFTTGRVLAQYQSGTQTRRVAALRRAAPEAFVELHPDLAARLGIDDGDPVRVTSRRGEMLAPARLSAGIRPDTVFAPFHWAGVARANSVTNDAVDPISGMPEFKICAVRVEKA